One Rhodothermia bacterium DNA window includes the following coding sequences:
- a CDS encoding glycoside hydrolase family 97 protein — MMKQAIIGMFFVFFGVWIPTLAQSSVWVTSPNKRVQVTFMISADGTPSYRVHYRNQVVLGKSGLGFALRDGVLKNGFSMAGAVLRNSFDETWKPVWGEVKEIRNHYNEAVFPLKHHSGVLLKVIFRVFDNGLGFRYEFPKEGYRHDIAITDELTTFQLTGDHKAFWIPGDWDSNEHLYATTRVSEIENTWYRETETSIGTMNLHDRQSVQTPVTFKMANGWHMALHEAALIDFPAMQLHVDHRTLKLSTMLAPSPDLVNKAVVKPGFKTPWRVVLLGDQAADLLSSKLILNLNEPSKYEDTSWIRPMKFVGVWWEMHLGKSTWDYAGTQDAGSAQGLNPTGKHGATTENTKRYIDFAAANNIQGVLVEGWNMGWEQWYGQWKDEVFDFTKPYPDYDIKAVTDYARSKGVEIVGHHETSGAVTSYERQMDGAFAYMKQHGIHAVKTGYVGKIIPRGEHHDGQWMVNHYIRAVEAAAKHKVMIDAHEPVRPTGLHRTYPNWMASEAARGNEFNAWSRGNPPEHETILPFTRLLGGPMDYTPGIFDVTFDQYKQEERVHTTVAKQLALYVTLYSPVQMVADLPENYEGNPAFQFIRDVAVDWDDTRILNAEVGDYLTIARKAKNSPNWFIGSITDENARTFAINLDFLEAGKTFTAIIYEDGEGAHWEKKPKVVNIRKMTVKKGEMLALKLAAGGGAAISLMPLN, encoded by the coding sequence ATGATGAAACAAGCAATTATAGGGATGTTTTTCGTCTTTTTCGGGGTTTGGATACCAACTCTGGCACAATCCTCGGTTTGGGTCACATCTCCAAACAAACGGGTACAGGTTACATTCATGATTTCGGCGGATGGAACGCCTTCTTATCGTGTTCATTATCGAAACCAAGTTGTTTTAGGAAAATCGGGATTGGGGTTTGCACTTCGGGATGGGGTGCTCAAGAATGGGTTCTCGATGGCGGGGGCTGTCCTCCGTAATTCGTTTGATGAAACTTGGAAACCCGTATGGGGGGAAGTTAAGGAGATCCGAAACCACTACAATGAAGCTGTTTTTCCGCTTAAGCACCATTCGGGAGTTTTGCTTAAGGTGATTTTTCGGGTGTTTGACAACGGTCTCGGTTTTCGTTATGAGTTTCCGAAAGAGGGTTATCGGCATGATATTGCCATTACCGACGAACTCACGACGTTCCAGCTTACGGGAGATCATAAGGCATTTTGGATTCCGGGGGATTGGGACTCTAATGAGCATTTATACGCCACAACCCGTGTAAGCGAAATCGAAAATACATGGTATCGCGAGACGGAGACCTCTATCGGAACGATGAACCTCCACGACCGCCAATCGGTTCAAACGCCTGTGACGTTCAAAATGGCGAATGGCTGGCATATGGCCCTTCATGAAGCCGCATTGATAGATTTTCCGGCGATGCAGCTACATGTGGATCATCGCACACTCAAACTCTCTACCATGCTAGCCCCATCGCCGGATTTGGTGAACAAAGCAGTGGTTAAACCGGGCTTTAAAACACCTTGGCGCGTTGTTTTATTGGGTGATCAAGCAGCCGATTTGCTATCCTCCAAATTGATTTTGAACCTCAATGAACCATCCAAATACGAAGATACGTCTTGGATACGCCCGATGAAGTTCGTCGGGGTTTGGTGGGAAATGCACCTCGGAAAGTCAACTTGGGACTATGCCGGAACGCAAGATGCTGGCTCGGCTCAGGGCCTAAATCCTACTGGAAAACATGGGGCAACCACCGAGAACACCAAGCGCTACATAGACTTTGCCGCAGCCAATAACATTCAGGGCGTCTTGGTAGAAGGCTGGAACATGGGATGGGAACAATGGTATGGTCAATGGAAAGACGAAGTGTTTGATTTTACAAAGCCTTATCCAGACTATGACATCAAAGCCGTGACCGATTATGCGCGTAGCAAAGGGGTGGAAATTGTGGGTCACCACGAGACTTCGGGGGCCGTTACATCTTATGAGCGGCAAATGGATGGCGCATTCGCATACATGAAGCAACATGGCATCCATGCCGTGAAAACCGGATACGTCGGGAAAATTATTCCGCGTGGAGAACACCACGATGGGCAATGGATGGTGAATCACTACATCCGCGCCGTTGAAGCCGCCGCAAAACACAAGGTGATGATAGATGCCCACGAACCCGTCCGGCCAACAGGACTTCACCGGACATACCCGAATTGGATGGCCTCCGAAGCGGCGCGTGGAAACGAGTTTAATGCGTGGAGCCGTGGAAACCCGCCCGAACACGAAACCATTTTGCCGTTTACACGGCTCTTGGGAGGGCCAATGGACTATACACCGGGCATTTTTGATGTCACCTTCGATCAATACAAACAAGAGGAACGGGTTCATACAACCGTAGCCAAACAACTTGCCTTGTACGTTACCCTGTACAGCCCTGTACAGATGGTGGCGGACTTGCCGGAAAACTATGAGGGCAATCCCGCTTTTCAGTTTATCCGAGATGTAGCGGTGGATTGGGACGATACCCGTATTTTGAATGCGGAGGTAGGCGACTATCTGACCATTGCCCGAAAAGCAAAAAACAGCCCCAATTGGTTTATAGGGAGCATCACCGATGAAAATGCGCGTACCTTTGCGATAAACCTGGACTTTTTGGAGGCTGGGAAAACATTCACGGCCATCATTTATGAAGATGGGGAGGGGGCGCATTGGGAGAAAAAACCCAAAGTGGTCAATATCCGTAAGATGACCGTTAAAAAAGGCGAAATGCTCGCCCTAAAATTGGCGGCGGGTGGTGGAGCAGCCATTAGCCTAATGCCGCTTAACTAA
- the prmC gene encoding peptide chain release factor N(5)-glutamine methyltransferase — MTYRTLSKEALDQLCEKGFDPTEAQAEIRWLWVHLTGWPVANLLARMDETPNKACITAFYALLSRRMQHEPLQYILGSVPFLSLTLAVNPSVLIPRPETEWLTHWLALHPIFENKRYMRVLDVGTGSGCIALGLKSLRPDWEVVACDISTPALQVAHKNAEQNGLEVNFIHADMLAPHFPESFTQPFDLILSNPPYVLREEAHTLQKEVIAYEPHLALFTDGEPLRFYHALINSTKTMLNPNGWLAMECHTDFAHQVKDYMQSHGFHDVAVMNDLTERPRLVWGGWA, encoded by the coding sequence TTGACCTACCGCACGCTCTCTAAAGAAGCCCTTGACCAATTATGCGAAAAAGGGTTTGACCCCACCGAAGCCCAAGCCGAGATTCGTTGGTTGTGGGTGCATCTTACAGGGTGGCCGGTCGCCAATTTGCTGGCCCGCATGGACGAAACGCCAAATAAAGCGTGTATCACCGCTTTTTATGCCCTTTTGTCGCGTCGGATGCAGCATGAGCCACTCCAATACATTTTAGGAAGTGTCCCCTTTTTGTCGCTTACCTTAGCGGTAAATCCGAGTGTCCTCATCCCAAGACCCGAAACAGAATGGTTAACCCATTGGTTAGCCTTGCATCCCATTTTTGAAAATAAACGCTATATGCGTGTTTTGGATGTGGGAACGGGAAGCGGTTGTATTGCACTGGGGCTGAAGAGCCTACGGCCTGATTGGGAGGTGGTGGCTTGCGACATTAGTACACCTGCCTTACAAGTAGCCCATAAAAATGCAGAACAAAATGGCCTTGAGGTTAACTTTATACACGCAGATATGCTTGCACCGCATTTCCCCGAATCCTTTACGCAGCCATTCGATTTGATCTTATCCAACCCACCGTATGTTTTACGCGAAGAAGCACACACACTCCAAAAAGAGGTGATCGCCTATGAGCCACATTTGGCACTTTTTACCGATGGGGAACCGCTCCGTTTTTACCACGCCTTGATCAATTCCACCAAAACCATGCTTAATCCAAACGGCTGGTTGGCTATGGAATGCCATACCGATTTTGCTCATCAGGTGAAAGATTACATGCAAAGTCATGGATTCCACGATGTAGCGGTCATGAACGATCTAACCGAAAGGCCACGACTGGTATGGGGGGGCTGGGCATAA
- a CDS encoding BamA/TamA family outer membrane protein has translation MRILFILFLGSLLGCVPFGWAQPNLRLVNADTQVSKIAFRGHSFPEEQLLEVIATQAPTAFDRLAPSWASRLAFREVRQFPFSPYEVQKDVIRLRRFYQRNGFLSPRILSQFDFDPQTNQIKVFFNISEGPPLTIQEILFYGPDGRDAFYQFPEASRSAWRAFRAPFIQQFGERFSELALAQFRERAVRWMKDEGFAYAQLRDVTVVDTLANLADVTMYIAPGPRCSFGKVRITGLERISEETVRNLLTFSEGDPFSYRQLEESKRQIFESSQFRFALFSIPVQSLSENVDVVFEVREAKLRSVSGQLGLSSDTGPRIEGKWENRNFLGNARTLTAQVTVQPGDSLGIFRSYPIEKKYRGSLSFRQPHFFYRKLSVLTQPYVEYLNDFLNTPQTSWGVDTSFLLRLSQYQNLNLAFNFSRVKADPATLLASDQYNQASFALSGTLGKVDNILFRTRGWLIKPSIVLSGRPGILPNAPKVLISDLNYLKTSLEGTAYTLPLQEKDTLPAFLQRVSLNVRLFVGKMWAADSLYESDKFYSRYFRLLYFGGGDRDVRGWRNKYLGPRAPSDQFSPIGGTGKITGNIETQVPLPNLNSLRGVAFLDFGNVWKDQLYLNPAKWKYGTGVGIRFLVAGFTGGADLGIKLNPDFEDLHNMEGNRCKWYDVLGPCSPLSLHIQFGQTF, from the coding sequence ATGCGAATTCTCTTTATTTTGTTTTTAGGAAGTCTGCTTGGTTGCGTCCCATTTGGTTGGGCACAGCCTAATTTACGATTGGTGAACGCCGATACCCAAGTATCTAAGATTGCATTTCGTGGACATTCCTTCCCCGAAGAACAGTTATTGGAGGTAATTGCCACACAAGCGCCTACGGCTTTCGATCGGTTGGCGCCTTCATGGGCGAGCCGTCTTGCTTTTCGGGAAGTGAGACAATTCCCCTTCAGTCCATACGAAGTACAAAAAGACGTTATCCGCCTCCGCCGATTTTACCAGCGAAATGGGTTCTTGTCGCCACGGATTTTATCGCAATTTGACTTTGACCCTCAAACCAACCAGATTAAGGTATTTTTCAATATTTCCGAAGGCCCACCATTAACGATTCAAGAGATTTTGTTTTATGGGCCAGATGGTCGGGATGCTTTTTACCAATTTCCGGAGGCCTCCCGAAGTGCATGGCGTGCCTTTAGAGCGCCTTTTATTCAACAATTTGGCGAACGTTTTTCGGAGTTGGCCTTGGCCCAATTTCGTGAGCGTGCCGTTAGATGGATGAAAGATGAAGGCTTTGCTTATGCCCAACTCCGTGATGTGACGGTGGTAGATACCTTGGCCAATCTTGCTGATGTAACCATGTATATCGCTCCCGGCCCACGTTGCTCGTTCGGCAAGGTTCGGATTACAGGGTTGGAACGCATCTCGGAAGAGACCGTCCGAAACTTGCTTACATTTAGCGAAGGTGACCCTTTTTCTTATCGTCAATTAGAAGAAAGTAAAAGACAAATTTTTGAATCCTCACAATTCCGATTTGCCCTTTTTAGCATTCCTGTACAGTCTTTATCCGAGAATGTAGATGTGGTCTTTGAGGTACGCGAGGCCAAGTTGCGTTCCGTAAGTGGTCAATTGGGTCTTTCTTCCGACACCGGCCCCCGGATCGAGGGCAAATGGGAAAACCGCAATTTCTTGGGCAATGCACGCACATTAACCGCACAGGTGACGGTACAGCCCGGAGACTCTTTGGGCATCTTCAGGAGTTATCCGATTGAAAAAAAATATCGAGGTTCTTTATCCTTCCGACAGCCTCATTTTTTTTACCGCAAGTTGTCCGTCCTAACCCAACCTTACGTCGAGTATCTTAACGATTTTTTGAATACCCCACAGACCTCTTGGGGGGTAGATACGTCCTTTCTGTTGAGGCTCTCCCAGTACCAAAACTTAAATTTAGCCTTTAACTTTTCCCGTGTTAAGGCAGACCCAGCAACCCTACTGGCTTCCGATCAATACAACCAAGCCTCGTTTGCACTTTCCGGCACATTGGGTAAGGTGGACAACATCTTATTCCGTACACGGGGATGGCTCATCAAGCCTTCGATTGTCCTGAGTGGGCGACCCGGGATTTTGCCCAATGCCCCAAAAGTGCTTATCTCTGATCTTAATTATTTAAAAACCTCCTTAGAAGGGACGGCCTATACGTTACCCTTACAAGAAAAGGATACTCTACCTGCTTTTTTACAACGAGTGTCACTCAATGTTAGGCTTTTTGTTGGAAAAATGTGGGCTGCGGATAGCTTATATGAGAGTGACAAATTTTATTCAAGGTATTTTAGGTTGCTGTATTTTGGGGGCGGAGACCGTGATGTTCGTGGATGGCGGAACAAATATTTAGGCCCCCGTGCCCCAAGCGACCAGTTTTCCCCAATTGGAGGTACTGGAAAAATCACGGGTAATATCGAGACCCAAGTTCCCCTACCCAACCTTAATAGCTTACGCGGTGTAGCCTTTCTGGATTTCGGAAATGTCTGGAAAGATCAACTTTATTTAAATCCGGCCAAGTGGAAATATGGGACGGGTGTAGGCATACGTTTTTTGGTAGCAGGCTTCACAGGCGGAGCTGATTTAGGCATCAAGCTCAATCCAGACTTCGAAGACCTTCACAACATGGAAGGCAATCGTTGCAAATGGTATGACGTACTCGGCCCTTGTAGCCCATTGAGCCTCCACATTCAGTTTGGACAAACGTTCTGA
- a CDS encoding LysM peptidoglycan-binding domain-containing protein, with product MNRTKILAWLLCLSPTGLVFAQQPKTTPLATQPESTTLSVEGRLYRAIQSTSVDESIALDEQDRKIAKIYRDYARFLDLDRNKERNKADGILRNIVAELQTLLREPGITDLMPFRDMYRTAIRTTKEFYGKVDPSLVAENDEVFELRAEVIAELETDDDSNLLENVNAPSQLGLAPVNTVFQMDLERPVLRAISSLSRNKTHFRTVRTRADLYFPMIERILQEEGLPDEIKYLAVVESALNPRAQSWAAAAGLWQFIPATGAGYGLNINASIDERRDPEKATRAAARHLRDLHQMFDGDWQLALAGYNCNPYRVKRVLEQTSQRLGRKATFWEIMDKLPRETKNYVPLFIATYLIMNNQQAFDLGAYPQAPTYEYDVVPVQGGATLDAVAEKLQVPVTHLRALNPELKTDRTPTSVSATFMPDRILLGNGEMPEQGYLLRVPKNTSTNLGELALGQSLQVSYGSRVGNMAQRLENPLESLAAVLPSSRDRARSKPEPKPTTSKPDSGQPSSVFANPTDVATAVATPAATAATPMPSVAAIADLTPAPPKSKISKPIPKPQERQVAAPKGKRQVHRVKSGQTLSQLAAQYGVEASDIKEWNNLRHNQVNVGQRIVIFSDTKPEEPGATEVAASRESNKRTSSKAKTSTAAPASHRVAKGEGLTSIARKYDLTVAELKAMNNLKGSTIQPGDILRIKSNAKTAESKAKPKSNKKEKPTTTKKKRR from the coding sequence GTGAACCGAACAAAAATTTTAGCATGGTTGTTATGTCTAAGCCCAACAGGTCTGGTCTTTGCACAACAACCCAAAACAACCCCATTGGCTACACAGCCTGAATCCACTACACTATCGGTAGAAGGAAGGCTGTATCGAGCCATACAATCCACATCAGTGGATGAAAGTATAGCCTTAGATGAGCAAGACCGCAAAATTGCAAAAATCTACCGCGACTACGCACGCTTCTTGGATTTAGACCGGAACAAAGAGCGCAACAAAGCAGACGGAATTTTACGGAATATTGTTGCAGAACTTCAAACTTTGTTAAGAGAGCCGGGAATTACAGACCTTATGCCCTTCCGAGATATGTATCGGACGGCGATTAGGACAACCAAAGAGTTCTACGGGAAAGTAGATCCATCGCTGGTTGCCGAGAATGATGAGGTTTTTGAACTCCGTGCAGAAGTGATTGCAGAACTTGAAACCGACGACGATTCTAACCTACTTGAAAATGTGAATGCGCCGTCCCAGCTCGGTCTGGCTCCCGTTAATACGGTATTTCAGATGGATCTGGAACGCCCCGTTCTTCGGGCAATTTCGTCGCTTAGCCGTAACAAAACGCATTTCCGGACGGTTCGCACCCGTGCAGACCTCTACTTCCCGATGATCGAACGTATCTTGCAAGAAGAAGGCTTGCCGGATGAAATCAAGTACCTCGCAGTTGTAGAAAGCGCCCTCAACCCGCGTGCCCAAAGTTGGGCGGCGGCGGCAGGATTGTGGCAATTTATCCCTGCCACGGGTGCTGGATACGGGCTAAACATTAATGCTTCGATAGATGAGCGACGGGATCCTGAAAAAGCCACCCGTGCCGCCGCACGCCACCTTCGTGATCTGCACCAAATGTTTGATGGAGATTGGCAATTGGCACTTGCGGGTTATAATTGCAATCCTTACCGTGTGAAAAGGGTTCTGGAGCAAACCTCCCAACGTTTAGGCCGTAAAGCAACGTTCTGGGAAATCATGGACAAACTGCCCCGCGAAACCAAGAACTACGTCCCTCTCTTCATTGCGACGTACCTGATCATGAACAACCAACAAGCGTTCGATCTCGGTGCGTATCCACAAGCGCCTACGTATGAATACGATGTTGTGCCCGTACAAGGTGGAGCCACATTAGACGCCGTAGCTGAAAAGTTACAAGTTCCCGTAACACACCTCCGTGCGCTTAATCCTGAACTCAAAACGGACAGAACCCCTACTTCCGTCTCGGCAACCTTTATGCCAGACCGGATACTTCTTGGCAATGGCGAAATGCCAGAGCAAGGGTATTTGTTGCGGGTTCCTAAAAACACAAGTACCAACTTGGGTGAACTTGCGCTTGGGCAATCGCTTCAGGTAAGCTACGGAAGTCGCGTTGGTAATATGGCCCAGCGTTTGGAGAACCCACTTGAAAGTTTGGCTGCCGTTTTGCCTTCCTCGCGCGACCGCGCTCGCTCTAAGCCAGAACCTAAGCCCACGACCTCGAAACCCGATAGCGGACAACCAAGTTCAGTTTTCGCCAACCCAACAGATGTGGCTACCGCTGTGGCTACCCCTGCGGCTACCGCTGCAACTCCAATGCCAAGTGTTGCAGCTATTGCGGACTTAACGCCTGCGCCTCCTAAATCCAAAATCAGCAAGCCGATACCAAAGCCTCAAGAGCGCCAAGTGGCTGCTCCAAAGGGCAAACGGCAAGTTCACCGAGTGAAATCCGGTCAAACCCTAAGCCAATTGGCCGCACAATATGGCGTTGAGGCTTCTGACATAAAAGAATGGAATAACTTGCGTCACAACCAAGTGAATGTTGGACAACGCATTGTAATCTTTTCGGACACCAAACCAGAGGAACCGGGCGCAACAGAAGTGGCCGCATCACGCGAGAGCAACAAGCGCACCAGTTCTAAAGCCAAAACCTCTACCGCAGCGCCTGCTTCGCACCGTGTTGCCAAAGGAGAAGGTCTTACAAGCATTGCTCGTAAGTACGACCTGACCGTTGCCGAGCTAAAGGCCATGAACAACCTAAAAGGCAGTACCATCCAGCCCGGTGATATCCTTCGTATCAAAAGCAACGCAAAAACTGCCGAGAGCAAGGCAAAGCCAAAGAGCAATAAAAAAGAAAAGCCAACGACCACCAAGAAAAAACGCCGTTAG
- the rnc gene encoding ribonuclease III, protein MNLPRPAPIFKAIRSLFRRPVAPHPPPVAVQPAPSTSPVDRLALEEILDTPIQNLYLFEMALRHRSILRNEPSRILESNERLEFLGDAVLGMIIGEYLYQRFADKDEGFLTRTRAKLVNGEVLSIYARRIGLNHFILISRNMEDGGGRNNTTILADAFEALIGALYLDQGYAAAQRFVLRVIVEHASFDELVQQQQNFKSQLLEYVQSKGWPQPDYRLVAEEGPSHQRIFTVCTYIQDKPMGQGTGASKKQAEQRAAEQAMAYFNSLIAS, encoded by the coding sequence ATGAACTTGCCCAGACCTGCTCCTATTTTTAAGGCCATACGCAGTTTGTTTAGACGTCCGGTTGCGCCTCATCCCCCACCTGTTGCTGTACAGCCCGCCCCAAGTACGTCGCCGGTGGATAGGCTCGCACTCGAAGAAATCTTGGATACCCCCATCCAAAACCTGTATTTATTCGAGATGGCCCTCCGCCACCGTTCCATCCTCCGGAACGAGCCTTCGCGGATATTGGAATCCAACGAGCGTTTGGAGTTTTTGGGAGATGCAGTTCTGGGAATGATTATTGGCGAATATCTCTATCAACGATTTGCCGATAAAGACGAAGGCTTTCTAACCCGAACCCGTGCAAAATTGGTGAATGGGGAAGTGCTATCTATTTATGCCCGCCGGATTGGCCTAAATCATTTCATCCTCATTAGCCGAAACATGGAAGATGGTGGCGGACGCAATAATACCACCATATTGGCCGATGCCTTCGAGGCCCTTATCGGTGCATTATATTTAGACCAAGGGTATGCCGCTGCACAACGCTTTGTCCTGCGGGTTATTGTAGAACATGCCAGTTTTGACGAATTGGTGCAACAACAGCAGAACTTTAAGAGTCAACTTTTAGAATATGTTCAATCTAAAGGATGGCCACAACCGGACTACCGCTTGGTCGCAGAAGAAGGGCCGAGCCATCAACGCATTTTTACGGTTTGCACCTATATACAAGACAAGCCGATGGGTCAAGGAACGGGGGCTTCTAAAAAACAGGCAGAGCAACGCGCCGCCGAGCAAGCGATGGCTTATTTCAATTCGCTGATCGCTTCCTAA
- a CDS encoding Glu/Leu/Phe/Val dehydrogenase yields the protein MSDISFLAQVNRMFEKAAVHTKHPKGLLDQIRICNSTYAMQFPLKRDDGSIEVIKAWRAEHSQHKTPTKGGIRYAPNVNADEVTALASLMTYKCAIVDVPFGGAKGGICIDRRKYSEAELERITRRYTFELVKKNFIGPGIDVPAPDYGTGAKEMSWILDTYNSLTSDSLDALACVTGKPVGQGGVRGRKEATGRGVYFGLREACSNAEDMAKLGLTPGIAGKTVIVQGLGNVGYHAAKFIEEGGGIIVGLAEYEGAIYRSQGLDLEKVVQHRKETGSILNFPGAENIANSQDALELPCDILVPAALEAVIVGENATRIQAKIIAEGANGPITAHADTILNERGIMVIPDVFLNAGGVTVSYFEWLRNLQHVRFGRMSKRFEQNMQTKMLEAIQTLIGKKLDTQLISDVIHGASEEDLVNSGLEDTMINAYNEVRAISKQHHTDLRTAAFINAIDKVAVSYLEMGIFP from the coding sequence ATGTCTGACATCAGTTTTTTAGCGCAAGTCAACCGCATGTTTGAAAAAGCGGCGGTACATACCAAACATCCGAAGGGTTTATTGGATCAGATCAGGATTTGCAACAGCACGTATGCCATGCAGTTTCCCTTAAAGCGCGATGATGGCTCCATCGAGGTCATCAAGGCTTGGCGTGCAGAACACAGCCAACACAAAACACCAACCAAGGGCGGAATCCGTTATGCGCCCAATGTTAATGCAGACGAGGTTACGGCTCTGGCCTCTCTGATGACGTATAAATGTGCCATTGTGGACGTCCCTTTTGGTGGCGCAAAAGGAGGCATTTGTATAGATCGTCGCAAATACTCGGAGGCCGAGTTAGAGCGCATTACACGCCGTTACACCTTCGAGTTGGTCAAGAAAAACTTCATCGGGCCGGGTATAGATGTTCCGGCTCCCGACTATGGTACGGGCGCAAAAGAGATGTCGTGGATTTTGGACACCTATAATTCCCTCACCAGCGACTCATTAGACGCCTTGGCCTGCGTTACTGGAAAACCAGTAGGGCAAGGAGGGGTGCGTGGACGCAAAGAAGCGACCGGACGCGGCGTATATTTTGGATTGCGTGAAGCTTGTTCGAACGCTGAAGACATGGCAAAACTTGGCCTCACCCCCGGAATTGCAGGCAAGACTGTGATTGTACAAGGCTTGGGAAATGTGGGCTATCATGCTGCCAAATTCATCGAGGAAGGCGGTGGCATTATTGTAGGTCTTGCAGAATACGAGGGCGCAATCTATCGGTCACAAGGCTTGGATTTGGAAAAGGTAGTCCAGCACCGAAAAGAAACCGGCTCCATTCTTAATTTCCCCGGAGCGGAAAACATAGCAAACTCGCAAGATGCTCTAGAATTGCCCTGTGATATTTTAGTTCCTGCGGCCCTCGAAGCGGTGATTGTGGGTGAAAATGCAACCCGCATCCAAGCTAAAATCATTGCAGAAGGTGCAAATGGACCCATTACCGCTCATGCAGACACCATCTTGAACGAAAGAGGGATTATGGTCATTCCTGATGTATTCTTGAATGCCGGTGGCGTTACGGTCTCTTATTTTGAATGGTTGCGCAACCTGCAACATGTACGCTTCGGGCGCATGAGCAAGCGGTTTGAGCAAAATATGCAAACAAAAATGCTAGAAGCCATCCAGACTTTAATTGGCAAAAAATTAGATACGCAGTTGATAAGCGATGTGATACACGGTGCAAGTGAGGAAGATTTGGTCAACTCTGGATTAGAGGATACAATGATCAATGCCTATAATGAGGTTCGGGCAATTTCAAAGCAACACCATACCGACCTACGCACGGCAGCCTTCATCAATGCCATAGACAAAGTGGCAGTTTCGTATTTAGAAATGGGGATTTTCCCTTAA
- the menB gene encoding 1,4-dihydroxy-2-naphthoyl-CoA synthase — MSNIQWVEAGTFTDIKYHKAEGLAKITINRPEVRNAFRPETVKELRLALHDAREDHEIGVVILTGEGREAFCSGGDQRIRGDAGYKEAGNEKVMRLNVLDFQREIRTCPKPVIAMVAGWAVGGGHVLHVLCDLTIAADNAKFMQTGPKVGSFDGGYGSSYLARIVGQKKAREIWYLCRPYNATEALQMGLVNKVVPYEELEATTVEWGREIMQKSPLAIRLLKSALNADCDGQAGLQELAGNATLLFYMTEEGQEGRNAYNEKRKPEFDNPDRFPRRP, encoded by the coding sequence ATGAGCAATATCCAATGGGTAGAAGCCGGTACGTTTACCGACATCAAATACCACAAAGCCGAAGGGCTGGCCAAAATCACCATAAACCGTCCTGAAGTCCGCAATGCGTTCCGGCCCGAAACCGTGAAAGAACTGCGTTTGGCGCTCCATGACGCCCGCGAAGACCACGAGATTGGCGTTGTAATCCTTACGGGGGAAGGACGAGAAGCTTTTTGCTCTGGCGGCGACCAACGCATTCGTGGGGATGCCGGATACAAAGAAGCCGGAAACGAAAAGGTGATGCGGCTTAATGTCTTAGACTTTCAGCGGGAAATTCGGACGTGTCCGAAGCCTGTCATCGCAATGGTGGCGGGCTGGGCTGTGGGTGGCGGGCACGTTCTACACGTCCTTTGCGACCTGACCATCGCCGCCGATAATGCCAAGTTTATGCAAACAGGCCCCAAAGTAGGTTCTTTTGATGGCGGCTACGGCTCCAGTTATTTGGCACGAATTGTTGGGCAAAAAAAGGCACGTGAAATCTGGTATCTCTGCCGTCCGTACAATGCCACTGAAGCCTTGCAAATGGGCTTGGTTAACAAGGTGGTTCCATACGAAGAATTAGAAGCCACAACCGTAGAATGGGGGCGCGAAATTATGCAAAAATCGCCTTTAGCCATTCGCTTGCTCAAATCTGCCTTGAATGCCGACTGCGACGGGCAAGCCGGTTTGCAGGAATTGGCGGGAAATGCAACGTTGTTGTTTTATATGACGGAAGAAGGCCAAGAAGGCCGGAATGCCTATAACGAGAAGCGGAAACCAGAATTTGACAACCCAGATCGCTTCCCACGCCGCCCTTAG